The nucleotide sequence GAAACTCAAGGCCGGCGATTACAATGCCGCAGCTTCCAAGCTGGTCCGCGAGTACTTCCCAAATGGCCTCCAGGCGATGACCTTCGTTGATGTGGTCGCCCTTTATGGCGGCCAGCAGTTGGTTGAGTCCAATGCCATCGCGGTGATTTCTTCCAAGAAATAAAGGTTTTTCCTTTGATTATCCCCTTCCCTCGCAAACAGGGGGAAGGGGTGAATAATCCGGATATAGATATGGTTAATGCCTGTTGCAAAACCTCATATTAAATACAAATTTGTTGAAAGAATCTTCTTATCATCTTTTATCATTCTAATCACACATATCAGTGGTTCAGACAATCTTTTCCCTCTGTACCTCTGTGCCTCTGTGCCTTTTCTTTTTAATTTTCCAGCCCGCTGGTGATGATGTCAAGAAAACCCTGCGAGATCTCTACGAGAGTGGGCGCTTTATCCCAGTCGTTATGATACCGGGAAATCGAAACCGAGAGATAGTCTTGCGAAACCCCCCCTTTTCCCCCGGGCTTGGGGAGTATGATCAGGACAGCCATCAACTCACGGTGGGTGATGCTCAAAGCTTCGAAAGCTTCGTTATAATTGTTTTTAAAAAAACAGTCGCCGTCCGACCGCAGACCGGTGTATCCGTTCAAAATGCTGATATTTTGGCTGTTCAGGGATAGAAAAACCGGGATCTTGTTTGCAAGCAGAACATTGAGCGCCCGTGTCGAACAATCTTTAATGAGATAGGCCTGCAAATTATACCGTATGGCAAATTTTCCGTACATTTGCAGCCGGGTGAATGTTTTTACAAGCTCTTCATCATTCCTGTCCAAATCTGTCGGGAGCTGAGTAGCCATATTTTCCATTTCTAACTTTTGATACTCTTGTTCGCCTGGAAACGTTCTATAGAAAGATAATAACTGTTCGATCACGCCGTGACGGTCCATCCTGGGAAGTTCTATCTCCGCGGTTTTGGGAAGATCGTCGGGATTGACGGTATCTTCGCGGAAGATCGAACCGGGATCCGCCAGCTCCGAAGGCAGGGGGATATACTGCATAAACATCGCCATATCCTCCTTTATTTTCATACCGATCTCGGAAGGTGATGCAGACTCCAAAAATGAATCGCGGATAATGCGTTGTATTACATCTCTCTCCACCTCGATGAATGCAATACTATAGGCAAAAGTATCATAATTCTTGCCCAGAGAAGAATAAATAACAATATCCGCTCCCAACGCTTTACCTACCTCGACCGCCAGATCACGGGTATTTACCCACTCGGGTCTTTTTGTTTTTCTTAAATACTCTTCTGATTTCTCGCGGTCTATGATTTCCAAGCTTCCCTTACGGTTCAGTTCACGGATCATGCATCCGGCCATGACATCGGCGACCGGGCGGTGGGAATCATTTCCTATATGCGGGGAGGTGACCAGGATTTTCACCAGTCTCTGCTGTTGGGATTGCGTACCGCAAGGAAACAGGAAAACAACAAGAATACATAAAAGAATCGTGCGCATAACCATGATTCCCTTTCATGAACACCATATAGCTCTCCGACGGTGTTCTTTCAGACGTTCAATTTTCCTAAAAGATTCACCGGAAAGCACCAACACGAAAAAGCCTCAATAACTTACCCAAAAGGAGGTTCCCCGGCAAGTATTTTTGAATTTCAAACCGTATTTCGTATATTATCGTAGAAACACCGCGTATTTCAATTTTTTCACAAGCTTTTCAGTCCCCCATGAGGGGATTTAAGGGGTTTGTGAAAAAGCACTTTTATTGAGTGAAATCCTGCTTTTTCTAAACTCACCTCTTGGTCTCCTCTATATTCTAGAGAGGTGATAACTCGTTGCGAGCCTTCTAGTTCCCCCTCTATAGTATAGAGAGGGGGTCAGGGGGTGAGTTTCGGCGGAAAAAGAAAAGGACAGGCCACCATGCGCACAAAACGTTTAGTATACTATTTCTTATCTCTCATTTTCGTCTTATTTTTTTTCGGATGTGCAAATCTCTCCACGATTCCCCTTGAGATGGAACCAGTCCAGGTTTCAAAGATGCTAGAAACGGACTCGAAACATCTGAATCTGGTTATTCTCGATGTCCGCACGTCTAAAGAATTCGATCAGAGCCACATCGGGAAAGCCATCAATATCGATTTCTATTCCCCCACATTAAAGAAAGACCTGAGAAAGCTCGACAGAACGAAAAGTTATCTCGTGTACTGCCGCTCGGGAAACCGCAGCATGCAGGCGCTGAAGATCATGAGGGAACTCGGATTTGGGAAAGTCGCTTCCATCACCGGCGGAATCATTAAGTGGCAGAGCGCGGGATTACGGACATTAACCACGGAGATGGAACAGGAAACACAATAATAATGCAAGGATGATGGATGAAAGATAAAAATAAAAAGACAGAAGACAGAAGTCAGAAGACAGAATAAAGGATGAAATGAAAGGCAGAAAATGAAATGAAGGGTATATGTTGGGGCAGGCCCCCGTGCCTGCCCAAAAGGTGCAGGATAAAAAAGACAGATACAAAAATTCTGTTTGTTTTTTCCTCCGAAATCGTTATATTTCATTCATTCAGAATTTCGGTATTTCGTTAAGGAGGAAAATATGATACTCACTGTGCAGAACCGCGGTACGATCACCATTTCCCGTGAACTGAGGAAAAAAATAGGGATTGCTCCCGGCGATCCATTGGAAGCGTCGGTTGAAGGAGGAAGGCTGATCCTTACTCCGGTGGTTGTGGTGCCACGAACACTCATCCTCTCTGAATCGGGTAAAAGGCTGGAAGAAGAAGTAGACCAGGAAATAAAGGATGGGAAAGTCAGGGCTTTCGAGTGTTTGGATGATATGGAAAAATATCTGGAGGAATGATGATAATCGCCTTGGCGGAGTCATTCAGGAAAGATTTTCAAAAATTACCGGAAATAACCCGGAGAAAAGTCATCAAACAAATAAAACTGTTACAAATTGACCACACCCACCCATCACTTCATATAGAGGGTATTGTTAATCGTCGGGGCCTCTATTCCGCCCGAGTTGACAGGCGATATAGGATTTCGTTTGAATTCACAGGAAATGACACAATTCTGCTTCGGCGCGTCCGCGACCATGACGATCTGTATTTGACACCTTAAAACTCACTCCCTTACCTCGTGGGGCTTTCTCCTATTTCGCAGGAGCGCCGAGTCCTCTCTCTTTTGTTTTTCCCTTTGTGCCTCTGTGCCTTTGCCCCTTTGTGCCTTCTCTTTTATGCTTTTTTCTCCATCGCCGCCACCGGGCCCCTGTTGAAAAGAGTTTCCTTCTGCGCCCGATAGGCGATTTTAAGGTACGGCGTTTCCAGCTTCTTCCCTTTCTGGTAGGAGGATTCCATCAAAGCCGCCAGCGCCCCCGTGGTCAAAAGCGTCCGCTCCACCGGGTAGGCCGGTTTCCCGGTGACCATCATCTGCTCTATGAAATAGACCAGGTTACTGAAATGGCTGAACGGCCTTCCCGGTTGCAGCCATATCTGGGTGGAAACCGGATCGCTCTGCCCTTTGATGTCGGCGGCGAAACAGGTGGTGTCGATGTGCCCGTTCAGGAGATACGCGGCGGTCTGAAGCCCGCTCCTGTACTCGATGATGAAAAGGATCGGTTGTTTGACATTTGCCCGTGGACTGCCCGGCTTACGGTCGGGGCAGCGGGAAAGCCCGCACTCGAGTAAACGTCCTGCCCAGGGATTGGCGTCGGTCCACTCCCACACCGGGGCGCCTTCCAGGCACTGCACCGAGGCAATCCCGGTCTCCCCTCCCTTGCGCCGCTCCACCATGCACTCGAGGCTCTCCAGCAAATGGAAGCCATACGATTCCTTTCCGCCGTAAAAAGCCGCCACCGCACGCTCCACCGGCGCGCCCATCTCAAGCTCCAGCGGGGGAATGCGCCAGGCCAGCGGCAGGGATGAACCGGCCATCAGCGGAAATTCCAACTGACGGGACTGATCGTACATCCATTTCGCCTCATCCCAATCATACGAAAGGTGCTTGTCAGTGAAAACGGGCACGGTGCGGCCGCTTTCACGGAAAACGTCTATAATTTGCTTGTACAAGTACCAGCGTGGATAAAGATGTTGTTCTTTTATATTCCATGCATAGTTGCCATGCTCACCGATCAGGACTACGCCTTCCACCGCCAGCTTTCCCCCACCCCCGGTGAGCGCTCCACGGATAGTCGGGTATATCTTGACATTGTGCTTTGCGGCCATATCACGGCTTATGTCGTTGGCGGGAACCTGGTCGGTATACATGGATACGATCTCCACCTGCGGGGCCCGGCGGATTCCATCGTATTCATACCCTTCGAGCAGCCTTGTGACAATACAATCTGCATGTGAGTTGAACCGGTATTCGGTGATGACGGCTGCAATTTTTTTCCTGCCTAAAGAGGGCCCGGCCCAGGCGCTTACTGCCGGAATGAATGCGAGAGAGGCGCCCAGCATCTCGCGTCTGGTGAGAGCGGAGAGAGAATTCAGGCGTTTGGCGTTCGACATGGATTTATCCTCATGGTAAAGAAACGGCAGTTTATTTATACATGACGACATAGATGCGGCAACAAGTTCGGCATGACACTTGTCATCCTGAACTCGTTTCAGGATCTAAACACTCAAAACATGCGCAATTATTTGTTTACCACTGTAAATTCTTTAACTCCGATCACCTGGTTCGTATTGATCAGCCGGATAGATGCCTTAAAACTGCCCGCTCCCCAGGTATGGATAAATGAACCGACTAAAATGTGCGCGGTGTAATAGGTATTTATGATTGGGATTATATGAATCAGTTCAAAACCGGAAGAAGTATTCCGATAAATATCAAATTCCAGGTTTGAACCTTTCAAATCATCTTTGGATTCAATCCGGTAATAAATAGTTATCCCGCTCTCGGCGGGATTGTTGATAAATGTGGAGCTTTCGCCTACAATATTCCACCCTGAGATTCCGATACCGAGAACCAGGGAATCGGTATATATAATCGATGAGGTTGTTTTATCGCTGCTGCATGCGGAAATTAAAAAAAGAATAATGCAGAAAATAAATACTGCAAAAGGCTTATGCATCCTTGGTTTCTCCGGCATAAAGAGTATGTATAACTATATCGGGCATGCACACTGAGGGGCCGCTCCTTCCCCAAGAAAAGCATCAAACTTTACTGCCGACCATTCCGGTATGGCGGGAGGAGAAACCGGCAGCTTTCCCTTTATTGCCGGTCTCGGTAAAAGCACCGGTTTAGGAGGTATTTTAGAGCTGATAATCTTCGGGACCGGAGGATCGCCGAGAGCGCCTTCGATGAAAGCTACCGCATTCCCGTTTTTATCCCGGAAATATCCACTCTTGAATGTACCCAGATACATCCCGTTGAATGTGAATACCGCATCCCTTTTCAGGAATGCTTTGGGATTCCCCTGGTTACTGTAGATCGTAATATCGGCGCCTTCTTCTCCAAGCCAGCCTACAACCTCCCCTCTTTTGTCAAAAATGCCTTTCATAGGTATTTTCCCTTTCCTCCTTTTAAAAGGAATGGATTTCAGGAATCCGAACCGTAATATATATGACGACATAAATAATTGCGCATGTTTTGCGTGTTTAGATACTGAAACGGTTTTATCGTTCCCGCGAAGCGGCAACGAGTTCAGGATGACACGTGTCATGCCGAACTCGTTTCGGCATCTATCTTGAAAAGAAACGCAATAAAATATGTCGTCATGATCGTCGTACTTTTCTTACTGTATTCTTTTATAATTTCGACGGTTGTTTTGCCTGGTCCTGATGCTCCCAGCAGTATCCGTTCTCGTTTGTGGTCATCCGCGGGCACCTCTTCCCGTCTTTGGTTATTCCCTTGCACATCACCGCAGGGGCAAAAGTCTTGCCTGGTTTGACCGGGTGCGTTGATGCGGGCGCCGGCTTCTTTACAATCATGGGAGTGGAAAGTTTCCCCGTGGAATCGGACTGAGCTGATACACCAAACCACTTGGCAATATCCACAGTTGCTTCCAGAGAACTCTCCACTTGATCCGGGATATTGGGAAAGAAGTTGATCCCCGTTAAAGCCTCCACAGAATCGATTGAAACCGCAAACGCCTGGAGAGGTTTTTTTGATGGTTCATTGGGTAGAATGAAACCTATCCCTTTTACATCCGGTTCTTTGTAGTCCAGAATTACCTTGAAGAAGTATTTCGGAACAGCAACCTTGTCAGGCCCGATGACTGACAGATTCCCTTTCAGAACCGGGCCGGATACCACATAGATATCCTCATTCTCCTCCGCCCAGATCCTTACCTGTTTTTCAAGGGCATCCCAGGGCCCTTTTCTGAACCCGGCTTTCTGGGGAGAGATGGTGCTCATAAGACAGCATTCCGATGCCGCCATCTTGGACCATTTCATATCCCCGGACGATGCCAGATGGCCTTTTTCATATCCTGAATTCTTGTAATCACTATCCTGGGCCTGACCGGTTTTTATGTCAGGATCGAGCCGGTAGTCTTCGGCAGCCGGTATGGCGCCATTCGCCCGCCCTTTGTTCAGGAAATAGATCACCCAGTCGGCCTGCTTATACTGGCGGTTGAATTTGAGCGTGTAGGCAAAATGGCGCACGATTTGATCTTGCGGACCATTGGCGGGTAAAAAATATTCCAGCGGTAATTGCCCGTATCCGGATGATGCATACAGACCTGAAGCGATCATCCAAGCAGCGATTTTTACGATTTTCATGCATTTACTCCTGGTGGGGTTTTCTGATACTGCTTTTAAAAAAGTATTTCTTTTTGCATGTCTCTTCCAAGTATGAGTATCAACCAGCCGGATTTATTCCTAAAATATAGTACAAATTCAGCGGAAAGTCCAAAGATAGAAAATTACCTGGCACAAGGGAAAAAATATCCTTTTTGTTGAAGAATGAATGCTATATTTTAGTTAAGTTTAGTTAAACCCCAATCCGGCGATAATTTTATAAAAAGTACTTGCATTATTTGTATAACTAGTATATATTACAAGGTGTTATGATAAACTATATTTTGGGATTCCCACACACCTTGCAGGTGCAAAATGAAAAAGAGCCAAATTCTCCCGTTCGAGTATGAACTTACCGATCAGCCGATTACCGGGATGGGTGGTCTTCCGATATTTCTGGCGGCGGCGATTTACCGACGAAGAGATATTTGCCGCGCTCACCGGTGTCCAGGATGCCTTGAGCAGAAGTGTTCTTGAAGCGCGCAGATACGCTTGTTTGACCCTACCGCGGGCACGCTAATGCAGTGAAAGTATTGTTTCTGCCCACCAGGTGGGCAAAACATACCATAAAAACAATTCGGTGCTTAGGGCCAGGTGTGCACTGTCGCACTCAGTTTTCATATCCCCCGATCGAGAAAATTGAAAAATTCATCGATCACAGGAAAACAAACTTTACTACCAGAAGAAAATAGACCTAATCAACTATCTTTTTTGCATTTTCCTCTTTCTTAAATCCTTATCGCTGGATTGGGGTTAAAGATTATTCGGTCAGGATGGATGAAAAAGAAAATTCGGCCATAACGAAGTATATGTATAAACGGCAGATCGAACTTTCCATGTAATAATACCAGTCGCATGTAGCAAAATATCCTTTTGCTTTTTCTTGTTATTTAAGAGTATTTTTGAAACTCAATCGGCTTAAGAGTCTTATTAATTATTACAAAGGTCGTCTATAAATGAAAAATTACACTGATGAAGAAATACAAAATTTCATCCTTTGTCCAAAACATATTGTAGAACCACCTTTAAAAGATTTTAAAGAGGAACGTGGTCATTTGCGTAATAATATGAAACTTGAATCCCTTGATGGTAAATTGGGATTTACAGTTTTCATGCGAAAAAATGAACATTTTCAGGAAAACTTTTCCATTGGTATGGATTTTAATCCGAAAGATGAACCTGGTAGTTTTTGTCTGATACGATTTAACGGTCCCCATGGCGAACATGTGAATGATCTACTCGACCCTAATCCTCACTTTGGTTTTCATGTTCATGAAGCTAAACAGGAAATGATTGAGGCTGGTTATTCGCCTGAGAAATTCGCTGCAATTACAGGCACTTATGCGTCTTATGAAGAAGCCGTGCGTGCTTTTATAAAAAAAATTAATATTATAGATGCAGACAAATATTTTCACCCTGAACAAATTTCACTTTTTAAAGATAAAAATATGGGAGTGAATCCATGAATTATCTTGAATTGCTAAAACCGCAATTTAATAACCATGTTACCATAAGGGAAAAACGTCCCGGAGTCATGCAGCTTGTTGCGCCTCTCTATCATGAGGATGGCGATATGATGGATATTTTTCTGCAAACTATGAATGAAAGCAATATCATTCGAATCAGCGATTATGGAATGACTCTCATGCGGCTGTCTTATTCATATGAGTTGGATACTCCCAACAAAGAACGGATTTTTAATAGAATTATTTCCGAAAATCAGGTTAATGAAGATAATGGTATCCTTTTTATTGAAACGAAACCGGAATCCCTCTATCCGGCAATCATGCAATTTGCGCAGACTATCGGAAAAGTGTTAAATATGCGGATTTATAAACGTGAGGTTGTACAGAGCCTCTTTTTTGAAATCCTGGATGAAATTATAGATACACAACTTTCACGATTTAATCCACACCATTCTTTTCTCCCTATCCCTGAACGCGATGATCTTGAAGTGGATTATTTATTTGATGTGAAACCTTCCCCCATTTATCTCTTCGGCGTTAAAGATACTGCAAAAGCCCGTCTTTCTACAATATGTCTTCTCCAGTTTCAGCTGAATAAACTTAAATTTAAAGGTTTCATCGTACATGAGGATTTTGAGAGTTTGACCAAAGAGGATCGTATCCGTATCACCAGCGCAGCTGATAAACAATTCCCTTCGCTCGATGATTTCCGCACCAATGCTCTCCAGGTTTTTGAACGGGAGGTCGCCTGAAACACAGCGCCCCGCCGATTTTAGCCATCCTATTCTTTTTGTGCCCGTCCGTTGTTTTCGCACAGGAAACGGACGCTGTCCAAGGTTCTACTCCTTCAGTAAAAGCTTTCCGTGTAGACAAACCGCCGGTGATCGACGGCAAACTGGATGAACCGTTCTGGCAGAAAGCGGATACAATCACCGACTTCATTCAGCGTCAGCCGCACCTTGGCGAGAAGGCCACTTTCCCGGTGACAATCCGGATCGCTTACGATTCCAAAACTGTCTACATCGGATTCGAGATTCACTCCGGCGACCCCAAGCGCCTGATCTCCACGGTACTCCAGCGCGATGGCAGTGTGAACGCCTATGACGACCATTTCGGGTTCCGGTTCGATACGTTCCACAATCACCGTGACCTTTACTACTTCTATGTCAATCCGCGGGGAACCAAGCTGGACGGCCATGCGAGCGATGAGGGCGTGGTGAGCGACAACAACTGGGACGGCGTCTGGGAGGTGAAAACGAGTCTTCTTTCCGACGGCTGGGCGGGTGAAGTGGCCCTGCCG is from Candidatus Latescibacter sp. and encodes:
- a CDS encoding rhodanese-like domain-containing protein; translated protein: MRTKRLVYYFLSLIFVLFFFGCANLSTIPLEMEPVQVSKMLETDSKHLNLVILDVRTSKEFDQSHIGKAINIDFYSPTLKKDLRKLDRTKSYLVYCRSGNRSMQALKIMRELGFGKVASITGGIIKWQSAGLRTLTTEMEQETQ
- a CDS encoding AbrB/MazE/SpoVT family DNA-binding domain-containing protein; protein product: MILTVQNRGTITISRELRKKIGIAPGDPLEASVEGGRLILTPVVVVPRTLILSESGKRLEEEVDQEIKDGKVRAFECLDDMEKYLEE
- a CDS encoding DNA/RNA non-specific endonuclease, giving the protein MKIVKIAAWMIASGLYASSGYGQLPLEYFLPANGPQDQIVRHFAYTLKFNRQYKQADWVIYFLNKGRANGAIPAAEDYRLDPDIKTGQAQDSDYKNSGYEKGHLASSGDMKWSKMAASECCLMSTISPQKAGFRKGPWDALEKQVRIWAEENEDIYVVSGPVLKGNLSVIGPDKVAVPKYFFKVILDYKEPDVKGIGFILPNEPSKKPLQAFAVSIDSVEALTGINFFPNIPDQVESSLEATVDIAKWFGVSAQSDSTGKLSTPMIVKKPAPASTHPVKPGKTFAPAVMCKGITKDGKRCPRMTTNENGYCWEHQDQAKQPSKL
- a CDS encoding DUF1828 domain-containing protein, which produces MNYLELLKPQFNNHVTIREKRPGVMQLVAPLYHEDGDMMDIFLQTMNESNIIRISDYGMTLMRLSYSYELDTPNKERIFNRIISENQVNEDNGILFIETKPESLYPAIMQFAQTIGKVLNMRIYKREVVQSLFFEILDEIIDTQLSRFNPHHSFLPIPERDDLEVDYLFDVKPSPIYLFGVKDTAKARLSTICLLQFQLNKLKFKGFIVHEDFESLTKEDRIRITSAADKQFPSLDDFRTNALQVFEREVA